One genomic window of Arachis hypogaea cultivar Tifrunner chromosome 8, arahy.Tifrunner.gnm2.J5K5, whole genome shotgun sequence includes the following:
- the LOC112705736 gene encoding RING-H2 finger protein ATL80 has translation MTRPLRILGERNSSTTDNAPSVVDSDFVVILAALICALICVLGLVAVARCACLRRLRLSSSSAAATPSLPAAANKGVKKKVLSSLPKVTATVESAGKFSDCAICLAEFAAGDEIRVLPQCGHGFHVSCIDAWLRSHSSCPSCRQILVVPRCNKCGGFPAPASSSTTATASQPPESDSTFKVSGDHANRFLP, from the coding sequence ATGACTCGTCCCTTGAGAATTTTAGGCGAGCGCAACTCGTCAACCACCGACAACGCCCCCTCCGTCGTCGACTCCGACTTCGTCGTCATCCTCGCCGCCCTCATCTGCGCCCTCATCTGCGTTCTCGGACTGGTCGCTGTAGCTCGCTGCGCTTGTCTCCGCCGCCTCCGCCTCTCATCCTCCTCCGCCGCCGCTACTCCCTCGCTTCCCGCAGCTGCCAACAAAGGTGTCAAGAAGAAGGTACTCAGCTCTCTCCCCAAGGTCACCGCCACAGTCGAGTCGGCTGGCAAGTTCTCCGACTGCGCGATCTGCCTGGCGGAGTTCGCAGCCGGAGATGAGATCCGAGTGCTGCCTCAGTGTGGCCACGGCTTCCACGTGTCGTGTATCGACGCGTGGCTGAGGTCGCATTCATCGTGTCCATCGTGCCGTCAGATTCTGGTGGTTCCGAGATGCAACAAGTGCGGTGGTTTTCCAGCACCCGCGAGCTCGAGCACCACTGCAACCGCCTCTCAGCCACCGGAATCGGATTCCACATTCAAGGTAAGCGGCGATCATGCCAATAGGTTTTTACCTTAG